The following is a genomic window from Strix aluco isolate bStrAlu1 chromosome 27, bStrAlu1.hap1, whole genome shotgun sequence.
GGACGGGGCGCGCCTGGGCGGGGCCGTCCGTCACGGTGAGGCGGTGTCCCCGAAGCCCCGCCCCTTTTCCTTGTGGGCGGGTCGGTGACGTAAAGCCCCACCCGGGCGTGCGTGGGGGCGGGGGCTCAACGAGTGGGCGTGGTTTGACGGAAACCCGCCCCCTCCATCCCGCCCTGCGCTCTGTGCGCCTgcgccgggggcgggggcagggctggctccGCCCACCGCCGCCTCGCCGCGTTGTCATAGAGACGGCGGCTGCGCGGGAGGAGCTGAGGCTGCGGCGCGGGTCTGAGGGGCGGCGGCGGACTGGGGGGGCCTTGGGCTGTGGGGGGCGGCCTGTGGGGGTGTTCCCCTGGCTGGGGGTGTCTCTCATGGGGGTGTTGGCGGACAGGCCTCTGCGGGGTCGTCTGAGGGGGGAATTGTCTCTGAGGGGCTGCGTGTGGGTGTGTcgaggggggcgggggagggtAGATGGGTCCCTGTGGAGAGGCTGTTGGGGACGGGGGTGGGGCAGTGTGTCTCTTTTGTGTGTCTCTTTTTTGGGGAGGTGGGTAAGAAGGCATGGCTCTTTGTGGAGGAAGGGTATGTCTCTCCTTTGGGGGGTTCTGGGGGGTGTAGGTCTCTGGGGGGGTTGTGGGGTtctgggggggtggtggtgtctgTGGGAGGTGTCTCTGTTTAAAGGGGTTGTCTGGAAACAACCCTCCACTGAGGTGTCCCCAAGTAGGGTGTCCCTTATGTAGGGTGCTGTGAAAGTCATCCCTGGGGGTGTGGGTGCTCTGTGGTGGGTGTTGAACCCCCAGGAGGGTGTCTCTGTGTGGAGGTGTTTCTCTAAGGGGTGTTGGGGATGGGTCTCTGGAGGGGGGAGGTTGTTCCCTTCACACCTGTAGTTCAGGGTCAGGTTTTCTTGTTGGCCAGGAGCAGGTTGAAAGCCTCTTTAATGACCAGGGCTGCTCTTGCTGCCTCTGTCACAGGTCTTCTCCAGCAGCTGCCATGGGTTCTGTGCTTTCCCTCTCCGTTAATAACGCTACCTCAAGGCAGAGCAAGAAGCCTGAGGATGACGACGACGACTTACTCGATAGCCGAGACCGTGTGGAAGACATTGCCAAGTTTCCATACGTTGAATTCACAGGTCAGGACAGCATCACCTGTCCCACTTGCCAAGGCACCGGCTGCATTCCCACAGGTGACTGCTCCTCTCGGccttaaatacaaaaagaaaacgTTGCTTATTTCCACCAGCAACCTTGCGTGCGCATGGGATTTAACATGTTCCTTCTGCTTTAAAGAGCAGGTAAATGAGTTGGTGGCTCTGATACCCTACAGCGACCAGCGGCTTCGTCCACAGAGAACGTAAGTGTGTACCGAGACAGTAATTACATCTCTGCAAAGAGCAAACAGGGCTCTTTTGTCTTGTACTGCCGCAATTAAACACTGCAGCCTCTCCTTCATCTAGTGGTTTGTTTTCATCCAAACATGCCAACAAATACAATTTAAAGTGTAACTTTAAATACTTCCTGTGAAGTCCCACTGTGGGGTGAACGGGGAAACAATGATCCTACTCACACGCTTCATCCCCGCTCCCTTTGCTGAACTTTTTAGAAAGAAACTGTCTTACCAACAGCAAAAACACTAGATTGTGAAAACCCTATGGGGGCAAAAATGATTCTTTGGTTACTCATTACCAAAAAATAAACTGCTTAAAGGGTGACGCCTGTGAGTAATTTCAGATACCGAAAATGTTAGAGCAGCACTTCTGTGTCTCTTCTAGGGAAGAACAAATACGTGTTGTTTACTGGCTGGGTTGGGTTTCAGATACAAAGTCTCCTGCAGATGCTGTGTTAGGGTGAAGGAGGTGACCCCTTCCCTGCCTCTTCCAGGAAGCTCTACGTCCTGCTGTCGGTGCTGCTCTGCCTCCTCGTATCGGGGCTGGTGGTTTTCTTCCTGTTCCCACACTCGGTCCTGGTGGATGACGACGGTATTAAAGTGGTTCAGGTTTGGTTCGACAAGAAGAACTCCGTTGTCATTCTTGCCATCACGGTAaaatttttgtgtgtctgtggtCCTGAGAGAATAAATTCTGTGCTGAGCTGCCAGGAAAGGTCGCTGCTACTCATGTGTCCTCCCCCCCTACTCCATCCAGGCCACCTTACGCATCAGGAACTCCAACTTCTACTCGGTGACAGTGACCAGCCTGACTAGTCAGGTGCAGTACATGAACACCGTGGTGGGAACCCAGCAGATCACCAACGTCTCCAGCATCCAGCCGCTGAGCGACAAACTGGTATCCACCTTTCGTTGCCCTTGAACATAAGCATCACCAAATCGAGGCTGAAACCTGCGCAACCACTGCGCGTTAGCTTGGTGGTCTTTCTGTACCTTAAGGCTTTGCTTTGTAGCCTGTGCTTTAAGCACACCAGAGCTGAAAGGCAACAGCAAGTAGGAAAGACTCTGGAAGGGGTGGATTGAAGCGAGTTCTCAAGCTGCAtgtgaatgtatttttcttttatcttttacagGTGAATTTCACTGTGAAGGCGGAGCTGGGTGGACCCTTCTCCTACGTGTAGTAAGGATTTACTACTCTGTGTAGCTGGGGAAGAGCGTGGGTTTAAGCTGCTTTTGTTAGAACTTGCTCTGAAAtgactttgttttcttctaatttcctgGAAAGTAACTGTTTGCTAGAAATTACTTGAAAGGCCGCTTTGTTGGGATGTTGTGATGTGGTTTTTGGATCATGTCTTGAGCCGGGTTAacaccaaagggaaaaaaatcatcagaagaTACCGAGAAACACAAGTGCCTCTGCAACCCTGCTTAGCCTGTGCTGACCTACATCTTTGTTTCTGTCCCTTCCAGTTTCTTCTGCACGTTTCCCAAGGTGAAGGTACATAACATCGTGATCTTCATGAGGTAGGTGGTTCTCTGCTCGGCTCCTGACTCAAAAGGGAACTGCTGCCGCAGCGGATCTGGGGTCCGCGAGGGAAATCCCGCTTGGCAAACACCCCGGCCTGCTTCACTGTGTCAGCTTTTTAATCCAGGCCAGTTGACACAGTTGGGTGAAATGTAAGACAGAGAGGAGACACCCGGCAGCTCCCCACCGAGCTCTCACGGGAGGGGGGGGTGCGCTCCAGAGCCCGCGCTCGCCAGCTCGCCGCAGCGAGCCATCTTGGGCAAAAATCAGAGAATCTGCAGCTTTCGAGGGGGAAGCAGAGTTATGTGATGAGTGTAAAACCCgctgaggtttggggtttttttttaattttgataaagCGATTCTGCTGCAGGTCCTGTCCCCACTAAACcgctcttcccccccctcccaggaCGTCGGTGAAGCTCTCGTACATCGGCCACGTGACGCAGAGCGCTCTGGAAACGTACCACTACGTGGATTGCAGTTCCAACTCCACGGCTGCCCAGGACCCTCTGCCTCCCCTGTCCCGCTTGGCGTGGGGCGCAGCCAAAGCCGAGAGCAAGCCCTGAGGGTGCCGCCGATGTTTTCCACGGGCCGATGGATTTCTAAAGGGACCAGGGACTTCTCAAATGGAAGCAGAGGGATGACGAGTGACTTTGGGAGATATTTGAAAGCTTTGGGTCCTTTTCGCACTCTTCCGCGGGCAGCTGGGCTGCGCTGCTGTTCGCAAAACCCTCTTGGGGTGTTGTTCATGTGCAAGCAAACAGGTCCCTTCCCAAAGTCGGGGTCGTGCTGGCCCTGCCTTCCCCTTCGGTTCTGAAGAATTAGTTTTTGGTAGGGAAAACGGCCTCTTGAGCTTGGTGCAGTGGGGTCTGAAGGTCCCAAAGATTTAGAGTTGACTTTTGCGGCTGTTTTGAAGCGTAGCGCTGTATCGGGTCCTTTCAGCTTAAACTAATTAGTTCTGTGCAATTAATTTATTCCACTTTTGTTCAGTGGCAGTGCGTCTCCGGCTTGTTTCAACGCTGACCTTGCTACAAAGAGATAGTTCTTGTAAGGAACACGCAGCCGAGGCTCCCACCTCTGTAACTTGCCCcagaaggagggaaaggaatCAAAAACCTTTgaaacacccttttttttttttccccctgttgtgCAGAATTTGTTTGCTGGCAGCTGAGGCCACCTACAGCAAACCGGTACCAAACCACCGCGGTTTTCTTGAAGACGGCCTCAGTAAGTGCGGCGCTGCTGGGGACGCGCGAAGGGTCCGTGTGAATtaagccttcctcctcctcctcctccgcgcgTGGCTCGGAGCCTTCCTCTCCCCACGTTCGCCAGCTGCAGGCTCTCTGGGGTTTGAAACCGGGGAATTTGGAGCTCGGTGTGGCTTTGTACTTGTGCCTGCCGCGAACAAATGCGGATTTAAACTGATTTGGGTGGGAGTTTGGTGTTTCAAAGGCTTCGCTCCCAGGAGCTGGCCCTTCCCGACGGATGCTGTCAACCCTGTTCTTAAATAAATGTGAAAGCTCAGCCCGACGCACTTCTCGCTGCCGATTTGTGCCGTTTGCAGCTTGGAGGATTTCATTCTGCTTCTGCCCTTTGTAGTTTTTCTGGAATTCGATCGCTCCCGCTGCCCTCGTTTCCTCTCTGCGCTCCCCCCTTCCTCCGCTGCCGCTTGGACGCGAGgttgggagtgtgtgtgtgtgggaacaAAGCCCAGGTGAAGGCTGCGAGGGACAGGGATGTTTTTCAATGAAGGATGCTTTATTTTGTGCGAGCGTGAGGTGAAAACAcccccttatttatttttttttttttttaagaagtggcACTTCTGCCTAGCGGGATTTCTAGAACTGAATTTTACTTATTAAAGCCGCGTTGTACGTTACTGGGCCGTGTCCTTTGTTTGTAGAAAAGCTCTGGCTTTCCCTCGTGGAAGTCAAACCTCGTCCTAGAGTTAGCGCTCTGTGTCGTGACTGGGATCGTGCCATATTTCGCCCAGAGTACCccttttcttgctgagcatttTTGGGGAACGAGGAGCAAGAAAGTCAACCGGGGAGTGGCGAAGCGCCCCCCTTCCCCCCCGTGGCCCTCaccctgccccctccctggtgaTCTCGGTCACAAGCGTCTCACACGACTTTACGTAAACCCCCCGATTTATGATGAgttgaactttctttttttaaggaagatgAGGAAGTCACAAACTTTGCTCTTGACCCATCTGTTTTCCTGCGCTTCCTCCTCCGCAGCAGCCTGGTTTGGTTTCTCCTTGTGGGGTGACACAacccccccactccccaacaTTCCATTGTCTGCAGCCCCAGGGATCGCTCacgccctcctcttcctcagggcCCCCTCAGAGCAGCCTGCTGCGGGGGGTTGCTTCGAACTGGGTGATTTTTGGGGGGCTCAGGGGGTGCCCACAGCAGGAACCCCAGCAGCTTTGCCCCAAACGAGAGCACTAATAATTAGAGGTGCCCTCTGGGTCATGTGCCAAAGCACTTGGCCTTTTAAAGgccattttattttgaaaatccttCTTAATCCTCCAATCCTTTTTAATGAATTTCTTCTGccaatggtggggtttttttaaattttttttaagttcccaGCCCTGCAGAGGCTGCCTCAGGTGCTTTAGCAGGAGCAgttgctgctgtgctgccagctgtGAGCGTTTAAAATTGAGATGAGGGCCCCaaagtagcatttttttttttaaaggggtttttttaatcctttaaagtCATAATTTCTCTTAATGAAAAACTGCAGTGCCCATGCTATCAGCGGACACAAAAAGCTGAGGTTTTTAACAAAAGCACTGTCATGAAACTCATAAACTCCCCAGTCAGCAGCTGCCTGTTACCTCCTGCACATAAAGCTCAAGCACGCTTGTAACTCTTGTGGGGTCAGTGGGctaattttctttaagaaagtattaaaaaaaaataatcaactaTTGAGGTTTTTCCTCTAATTAGCAAGCCTGTTTAAGAGAAGAATCTACATATGTAACTTTTTATGAAACCATAAAGGCGCAGCTGCTTTACGTCAGCGTGCGCACACGATGGCTGCGAACTCCGCCGCCTTCAGCCCTGCAAAAACTCTCCTGAAATTGTATTTTTGGGACAAATTCCATGGGGAGGAGGGTtggggggcagcccccggccgTGGTTTCCTTTAACTGGTGTCCTGAGCGCTCGCCTCCGCTGGCCCCCATTCTGTGTAGGGGTGTGATGGGACAAGAGATCCCTTCACAGAAACCTCGCGGCTGCTGTGTTGGCTCCTGGTGTTTCAAGGTTTTTCACTTAAAATggttttcccctccctttttttttggtgatttatttgttttgggggttttttttccccttaacatGAGGTAGCCTCAACCTGGAAAAGTCAAAGATTTGACCCAAAACCTTCCTTTGTCGTGGAGTCGGACCGCAAGCAAACACCGGAGAGCGACAAAAACAAAGCCCAGATCGAGTTGTACTTTCCaccaaaagttttttttttttttatatcaactgatgttaaaaaatacagacttgtTTTACAAGAATAgcaccattttttttgttttgttgtattatACATTAGCACTCCTGCTGGTGATACAcagggggagggctgggggcgGGAGGGGATTTGTGATACCTGGATTTGCGAGATCCCTTTTGCAGGGAAGGGCCATCGTACCTGCCAGTTAGATTCCCACCTCCACCTGACCTAAAAAATAGGTCTTACAggaagagaataaataaataagaccgtggggttttttttttatttcgcAGCCTGCCCAGACGGCGTTGGAAAGAGGCGGTGGTCCCCGACGAAGGGTCGTTGCAGTGCAGAAGTCGTACGAGCGATTGGAAAGTACTCAGGTCCTtggggtgggtttgggttttgttttttttttttagttttcttttacgGTATTGggctggatttttaaaaaaaaaaacaaaaacaaacaacaaccaaccaacaacaacaaacaaacacacaaataaaacaattctttttaCAAGAAGCAGACTGGGCCAATATCCACGCCAAACTCCTGATCGGCTCCACCAATGTCCATAGGTGCAATATCTACAATGGGCAGGCGTGAGGTCTTCTGCGATCGGTACTCAATGACTGTCTTGCCCCATTTGCCAGTGTGTTTCTGGGGAGAAAACAAGGAGGAAGGGTGTTATTAGATGTTCTCGAGCTCTCCAAACCAACAGCAACCTCAGGAGTTGAACCCCGACTCATCGTCTACGTCTTCCTCTCGCAGGCGCCCGCGGACTCACCGTGCAACCGTCCTCCAGGACGCTGTACGTGAACCTGCTGTTGCCCTCGGCTCTGATCTCCACGTCGTTGGAGCCCTGGATGAGGATGGCTTTCTTCAGGTTGCCCGTCTCCTCGTCCATGTAGGCGATGCTGTTCTTGCAGTGGTAAGTGACGTTCTGGGAGCCTTCGGTGGACAGGAGGCGGAGGAAGGTCATCTGGATGTTGGCGGTGTTGGAGCCAGGTCTTCATCGCCGTAGCTAAACTGGAGGGAAGAGGTGAGAGGTTAAAGCCTGCGGGTGTCACAACCACCCTCTTTTCAGCCACCTTTTGAGGGGACTTCCATACTTTACGTTCCCAGATGGCTGCAAAAATCAAAGCCCAAGTGACCCAACTCCAACAGCCATCGTACAACATCCATCAACATAACTCCAAGGAAGAACATCCCAACCCTCCAACAAGACACCCAACGCCTTCCCCTGCTCAACCTCCCTTCCCGCTCCTGGTGTGCAGCACCAGCCCAGGGCGACGCTTACGTGGAAACCGCCGTTAATGGTCTCTGCGAACCAGACGTGCTTCTTGTCTTTGGTCTTGCTGGTCCACCAGTTCTTcttggggatgctgctggggttGGGGTAGACACAGGTCTCGCCCGTCTCCATGTTGCAGAAAACTTTGATGGCGTCCAAGGTGCAGCCTTGGTTCGGGTCGATCCAGTAGTCTCCTACAGCGGGGAGGACAAACGGTGTGTGAACGTGAATTTTTGGAGGTTGGAGCAAAGAGCATCATGGACCTCAGTGTCCTcttggggctggggagagggacaggagaggaggaggcagggatggAGGCTCTCACCGCTCTTCCACTCGGGATGGCAAAGCTTGATGTCACGGCAGGTCCTGGCTGGGTTCTTCTTGGAGCCCTCGGGGCTGCGGATGCTCTCGATCTGGTTGTTGAGGGACTTGAGCGTGGCGTCCACCTCGACGTCGTGCTGCCGCAGGCTGCTGGCGGCCTCGTCCGCCCGCATGTAGCGGATGGGGTCGGGACCCTTCTCCGTCTGACCCAGGCCAGCGAAAGCTGACATGTCGATGCCGGTGCCGGGGGGGCCGGGAGGACCGGGGGGACCTGGGTTTCCGGGAGGACCCTATGGGAGGAAGAAGATGCGATTCTGATGGGCAGCTCTGCGAGCTGGATCCCCCCCTTCCCTGCCATCGACAGCGATTGTACTCACCGCAGGACCTGGTTCGCCGCTTCGTCCGCGGGGGCCGGGGGGACCGATGGGGCCGGGCATGCCGTTGGAGCCATCTTTGCCAGAGGGGCCGACGGGGCCGGGGGGACCCTAGAAGAGACCCCCAAAGTTGGGGGGGGGTCATTGCAAGAAGGCAGGGAAGGTGCTGGGGAGCTGTTAGCTCCGGTAGGTGacccggggggggcgggcggggggggggggggggggggctcaagGATggagccccaaatctccccaaacgCCATGGGCAGGACTTACCCTGGGACCAGAGGGACCCGCAGGACCAGCAGCACCTTGATCTCCAGAAGGACCCTGAGGAGGAAGCGAAGGGGGACGGTTGGAGCCCCACGCCCGGCATCGGGGGATGCTCAGCCCTAGCAAAGCCTTCGCACGGGCCTGGGGCTCTGAAGGAGCCGCATCCAGCTCCGCAGCGAGATAGGGGGGAGGGCTGAGCACTGGCGTCCTAAAACCAACACTTACGGGTGGTCCGGGAAGACCCTGCAGCCCGGTGAAGCCACGGTGGCCCTTCAGGCCCCTCTCTCCAGCTTCTCCCGTCTCACCCTTGTCACCGCGAGGCCCTTGGGGACCCTGGAAGGGGAGAAGGGGATGTGTCAGGCTCAGGGTGACAGACCCCCACCCAACACACCCCAGGACCCCGTTCATCGCAGGCGGGACGCCCCGATGGGCCCGGCCTCACTCACCGGCATCCCTCGAGCGCCAGCAGGCCCAGAGGGACCCATGGGACCTTGTGCACcctggggagagaaaaagaggggagTCGAAAGGGTGCCCTGTGCCTCTGGGGGTGACCAAACTGGCCCCGCTGCCCGCGAGCTGCCCTGCTCACAGCCCCGATATCGGCAGCTGCCAGCACCGAATGGCACCTTTAAATACTCCCAGCCGGAGCGTCAGCGCCGAGTAACGATCCTTGCAAATAAATCCGCCGGCAGATTTTCCC
Proteins encoded in this region:
- the TMEM106C gene encoding transmembrane protein 106C, with translation MGSVLSLSVNNATSRQSKKPEDDDDDLLDSRDRVEDIAKFPYVEFTGQDSITCPTCQGTGCIPTEQVNELVALIPYSDQRLRPQRTKLYVLLSVLLCLLVSGLVVFFLFPHSVLVDDDGIKVVQVWFDKKNSVVILAITATLRIRNSNFYSVTVTSLTSQVQYMNTVVGTQQITNVSSIQPLSDKLVNFTVKAELGGPFSYVYFFCTFPKVKVHNIVIFMRTSVKLSYIGHVTQSALETYHYVDCSSNSTAAQDPLPPLSRLAWGAAKAESKP